The genomic DNA GAAACCTCTGGGTTATCGATCGTGAATTGGGGATATAGGATTGGGAAATCGCCAAACCCCTCATCGATTTGTCTTGCGCCCGGATGCGCGGCGACCCTGAATGGGCGGGGCGGTGCCTGGTTTGGCACATGGCGGTGCCGGGGCGGACGCATTGCGATGCGCCCGCTACTGGCGGTATCCGCTGTCTCCTATGATCTGTGCCCACATCCCTCACACCCCATACCTCCTCGCTCGCAAGCCGCCTTTCCCTGAATCTTCGGAAGCGGTTCCGAACGCAGGGATGCTTTTCTCGTACGTATCATATTGACATAGACTTCGGCAGGACTGCGCAAACCGGCGTCCCAATCTGGCGGTTGCAGACCTGCTGTGCCCAACCGCCTCGATGGCCGATCTGTCGGCCGGTCGCTCGACCGAGCGCAGACTGATTTTCGTTGTCCTCCTTATTGACTCCCGTCGCCATGTCTTCCATCCTGGTCACCGGTGCCAACGGCCAGATCGGCAGCGAACTCGTTCAAACGCTGCGCGACCGTCACGGCGATGAACACGTCGTCCGCCTGGATCTCCGTCCGCCCTCGTCGACGAGCGTGAACGGATCGGTTAACGGGCAAAACGCTACGTCGCGCACAGCTGCGCCGTTTGTCGTTGCCGACGTCCGGGATCGTGACACGCTCGCCGAAACCATCGAGCGGTACGACATCGACACGGTCTACCATCTCGCGAGCCTTCTGTCTGCAAACGGCGAGAAGGTGCCGGATCGAACCTGGGACGTCAACATCAACGGACTTAAGCACGTCCTCGACCTCGCACGCGACCACGACCTGCGGATCTTCTGGCCGAGTTCGATCGCCGTCTTCGGCCCGTCTACCCCGCGCAACGATACGCCGCAGAACACAATTCTGAACCCGTCAACGATGTACGGCGTCACGAAGCGCAGCGGCGAGCTTCTGTGTCAGTACTACCATCAGCGCTTCGGCGTCGACGTGCGCAGCCTCCGCTATCCCGGGCTGATCAGCTACGCCACGCTTCCCGGCGGCGGCACCACGGATTACGCGGTCGACATGTACTACGAAGCCCTGCGCTCCGGCTCCTACACGTGCTTCGTGCGTGCCGACACGCGACTTCCGATGATGTACATGCCGGACGCGATTCGCGCGACGCTCGACCTCATGAACGCCGACGCCGACAATATCACGATCCGCGATAGCTACAACATCACGGCGATGAGCTTCTCGGCCGAGGAGCTTGCCGACGCCATTCGCGCCCACCTGCCAGACTTCACGTGCGACTTCGAACCGGACGAGCGCCAGCAGATCGCCGACGCCTGGCCCGCCACGATCGACGACCGCATCGCCCGGCGCGACTGGAACTGGAAGCCTGACTTCAACCTCGACGCCATGACGGCCGACATGCTCGCCCACCTCCGCGATACCGTGCAACAGCGCGAGGATGTCGAATCGGTTGAACGTTAGAACGTTGGGCGTTAGGACGTTGAGGCGTTGAAACGTTTTGAGTAAAACGCCGACACTTGCGCCTGCTTTGTATGTTTATCGCACCCGGTGAGATTAGCCCCACAACGTTGCATGATGTTGTTACGTCAGGGCCCAAAAACCCTGAACCCTGAACCCTGAACTCTGAACCGTTTTCAAACCATTATGCCCGAATCCGCAGTCGCTGAATTTCAGGATGAGCTTCAGGAAATCCGTGATGCCGGCCTTTACAAGGACGAGCGCGTCATCACTTCCCAGCAGGATGCCGACATCGAGGTCGAGTCCGGCAAGCACGTCGTCAACTTCTGCGCGAACAACTACCTCGGGCTGGCAAACCACCCGGATGTGATGCAGGCCGCGAAGGACGGAGTCGATGAGTACGGCTTCGGCGTCGCCAGCGTCCGGTTCATCTGCGGAACGCAAACCGTCCACAAGCAGCTGGAAAATGAGCTGTCGGCGTTCCACGAGAAGGAGGACACGATTCTCTACAACTCGTGCTTCGACGCCAACACCGGCCTCTTCGAGACCATCCTCGGCCCGGAGGACGCCATCATCTCCGACCGCCTGAACCACGCCTCGATCATCGACGGCATCCGGCTCTGCAAAGCCGACCGGTACGTGTACGACCATAGCGACATGGACGACCTGGAGGAGCAGCTTCAGGCCGCACAGGACGCCCGCGTACGCATGATCGCGACGGACGGCGTCTTTTCAATGGACGGCGATGTCGCGAAGCTCGACGAAATCTGCGACTTGGCCGAAGAGTACGATGCCCTGGTGATGGTCGACGAGTGCCACGCCACCGGCTTCATGGGCGAGGGCGGACGCGGCGCTTCGGAAGCCAAGGGCGCGCTCGACCGCGTGGACGTCATCACCTCGACCCTCGGCAAGGCACTCGGCGGCGCCACCGGCGGGTTCACGACAGGCCGGGGCGAGATCATTGAACTGCTCCGGCAGAAGTCTCGGCCATACCTCTTCTCCAACGCGGTCGCCCCGATGATCGCGAACGCCAGCCTGAAAGTGCTGGAGATGCTCCAGGAGAACGAGGAGCGGCGCGAACGAATCTGGGAGAACGCCCGCTACTTCCGCAGCGAGATGGAGGAGCGCGGCTTCGACATCAAGCCCGGCGATCACCCAATCATCCCAATCATGCTCTACGATGCGCAGACGAGCGCAACGATCGCCGATGAGCTGCTCGAGCGTGGCATTTACGTGATCAGCTTCAGCTACCCGGTCGTACCGAAGGGCGAGGCCCGCATTCGCGTACAGATGTCGGCCGCTCACTCCCGCGACCAGCTCAACCGCGCCATCGACGCCTTCACCGAGGTAGCGAAGAAGCACGACGTTATATAAGTTGATTGTGGGTTGAGTATTGTGGATAGGAGCGTACAACGCGCCGTCCTACAGGCCCGATCTCCGGTGACGGGGGTCGGGCTTTTTTCAAATGCAGTCCGAAAACCCGATGACTCTCCCCACGGCACAGAGCAATCCGATAGGGCGAAAATCCAACCCACAATCCACCATCGACAATCTACATTCCATCCCCAGCGCCTTTCTCGCAGCCATCATCGCACTCGGACTTTGCCTGACCGGCTGCTCCGGTGCGGAATCGTCGATGGTTCAACCCACCTCTCCCGACTCGTCCCTTGTCGAAGCCGCCACCCTTCGCGACTCGCTTAGACTCTGCCGAACGGGAGATCTGGCTGACGCCCGCCCCTGGCTACAGCAATGGGTTAACAGGCACCCGGATGATGCCACCGGTCACGCCTGGTTCGCTCGAGCGCTATTTCGGGATGGGAAGCCACGGGAAGCGGCATCGCAAGCCAATCGAGCCGTCAAGACATCGGGCTGCAACAGCTTCGCCTACACGACGCGCGGCGACGTGACAAACCCGCAGTTCGTTCTTGAATCGGAGCGCAGCGCGGATGCCGTCTGGCGAGACTACCAGCAGGCCGTCACCTGCAATCCCGACGCGGGCATTGCGTGGATCTCGATGTGGCCGCTGGCGACGCAGCGGGGCGACGCGGACGCCGCCCACCGTGCCATTCAGCGAATCCATGAACTCGACTTCTTCCCCGGCCCCGTCCAAACGCTTGCCCGGTGGATGTTCGCCACCGTACCACCAGACGCCCTTCTCCTCACAAACGGCGATGCCGACACGTATCCGCTCCTCGGCCTCCAGCAGGTCGACGGACGCCGAACCGACATCGCCGTCGTCAACGCCTCCCTGCTAAATCTGCCCGCGTACGTGGAGTACGTGTCGGGGCAGTACGACCTGCCACTTCCGATGGCCTCGGACTCGCTCCGCGCCTTTCGTCCTTATGCCGAGGAGGACGGTGACGTCATCACGCTGTCGAAAGCCGTGGTGAAAGCGTGGTACGACATGCAGGCGACCGGTAAACTCACACGCCCGGTCGTCGGGGCACCGACGCTCACGGCCTCGACGTTCGACGGCCTGCACGACCTGCAGACGACGTCGATCGGTGCGTACACCCACACGGACCCCGATACGCCTCCGCTGCGGGACGCGTCCCGCATCACCCAGTCGTTTCTCTCCCTGGATGCGAGCGACTTCGAGGGACCGGTCGCATCACATCTCGACATGAGCTGCATCCGGCAGTCCAGTACGGGACTCCGCACCGTGATTCTGTACTATGCCGTGAGCTACGCCGACGTGATGATCGAACAGGACCGCCCGCTCCCCGCGCGGCAAATTCTCAACTGGGTCGATCGCCTGCGTCCCGACCTTGATCTCGAGCCGGATGTCGTCCGCTACCTGCATACCCTGCGCGAGCGTCTCGAGAGCTAAGCATCGCGACTACGAGGTACCGTCTACCGGATTCTCCAGCGGCGGAAGGGCTGCCTCAATTTCCTCGCGGCGATCCTCCAGCCACGGCGGCAGAATCAGCTCTTCGCCAAGGTGCTCGAGATCCTCGTCGGCAGTAAAGCCCGGCCCGTCCGTCGCCAGCTCGAAGAGCACCCCGCCGGGCTCGCGGAAGTAGACCGACTGAAACCAGAAGCGGTCGATTTGCTCCGATGGGCGGAGTCCGACTTCAGCAACCCGCGAGCGGAGCGAAAGCTGCTCCTCACTATTGTTCATGCGCCAGGCGGCATGATGGACCGTCCCGGGTCCCCCCTGTCCATGCTGCCCGTCGTCGACGATCTTAATCTCCGCCAGCGTCCCGGAGCGTCCGTCAATCCCGTACCGGTGCCAGCCGTCGTCTTCGCCAACCTTCTCCAGTCCCATGACCCGCGTCAGAACGGCTTCGGTTGCCTCCAGGCGTCGCTCCCAGATGCGAACGGAATGCATCCCGCGAATCTGCTTGTCGACCGGCACCGGGCTTTCCTCCCACGGCGTGAACTCGCGCTCATCGGACGTTTCCACGATGGCCAGACGCATCCCGTCGGGATCCGTAAACGCGAGGGTAGGCTCCCCGAACCGCTTCGAACGTTCTGCGACCTCCGCTCCCGCCTCAACGAGCCGGTCCTGCCAGTAGTCCATCGTGCCCTGCGGCACCGCGAGCGGGATTTCGACGACCTGCCCCACACCCGGCTGCCCCGGCGGCAAGTCCGGCCAGGGGAAAAAGGTGAGGTCCGTACCGGGGCTACCCGCCCCATCGGCGAAGAAGAGGTGGTACGTCTCGGGCGCATCCTGATTGACGGACCGCTTCACCAGGCGCAGCCCGAGTACTCTCTGGTAGAAGTCGAGGGTCGCACGCGGCTCGCCGGAAATAGCGGTCACGTGATGAAGGCCGTGGACGGAGCTGGAGTTCGATTCCATGGGTCGTTCTGAAAACTGATTCGGTACGGCGAATCGGGACGTGATATTATAGAAATACAGAAACATAAACGAACGCCCGGCCTCCGAAGACGCCGGGCGGATCGCACGAAGTAGTAACGATGTTAGGTGCGGGACGTGACGATAACCCGCACGGACCGGCTGCATGCACGACCGGAGCGGTGCCTACCGATTGCCACCTCGATTTCCTCGTCCGCCGACGCAGCTTCTCTCAAGGTTGCGCCCCCACAGGATCGACCGGACGAGCCATGGTTGCACCTCAGCGTCCCCGACCAGAGCGCTCCGGCGCTGGCGGTTCGGTCCGTCATCCGCGGCCGGGTTCGACGCCACCGTCCTTGGGCCGAGCGGATGTCCCCAGTAGTTACAGGTGGCATCGAAGCTCGTGCTCGTCCCATTGTTGAGGCCAACCTCTGAGCGCAGATCGTTGAAGGTCAGTGTCAGCCCCTCCGCGCCGGCGTCCACCTTGACGGCCTCGCCGTTGAAACCGGTCGAAGTCACGCGGTAGATGAAGTTGCGGGTGACGTTCAGGTCAGACGTGGTGGATGCGTCTACATTGACGCCCTGCGCAAACGTCGCCAGCGTGCCGTCGAAGCCGTCGTCCAGGTTTTCGTCATAGGTTGCGTTATCGTCTGACGGATCGCTGTCATTATCCGGGTCGGCGGACAGGCGATAAACAAGGTTCTTCTCCACCTGAACGTTGGCCACCGTGCCCTGCAGAAGAATGCCAAGCGTGGCGTTGTCGCTGTACAGGTTGCGAACGACGTTTTTCCGAATCACGGAGTTCGAGAATCCATCCGCCCGGTCGTCATTCGCAAAGATGCCATTGACCGTCGGAAAGCCCGAGTCTGAGGTAAACTCGTTTCGAAGATCCTCCACGAGATTCCCCTCGATCGTGATGCCCGTGTTGCCGCCGTCGGCAATGATGCCCGTCACCCCAAGCCGGCCCGTCGGCCCCACATCACGGACGCGGTTATGCCGAACCGTGACGTCACTCACATTCGGCCCAATCGAGATGCCGATCAGCCCGCCCGGAAACATGACCTGAAACCCTTCGAGGGTCACGCCATCCGCGAGAATTCGTACGGCGCTTCCCGTCGGAGCATCGCCCCCTTGAATGGTCGCGCCGCCCAGCCAGAGCGAGGTCACCGTGATGTCCGGTGTCGTAATCTCAAGCGTGCCGCTGTAGGTGCCCGGCTTAACGCAGATCACGTCGCCCGACGACGCCGCATCGACCGCCGCCTGGGGCGCATCGGTCGTGACGGTGCAGTGATGGAAGAACTTCGCCTCCGAGCCCTCTTCAAACGGCAGATTCTTCAGCGCCTCGTTGACGAGGTTCTCCTCGGCCTCTGTAGGCGCGTCTGTCTCAGGCGACGATACGGGCGCATCGTCACAACCGGCAAGAGCGAGTGCGACGACAAAAATCAGCGCAAGGGGACGAAGCAACAATCGGAGCGTCGGGATAGACCTCATCGGACCGGAGGGCTGAAATACAAACGAGAATGACAGTGTATGCTATACAAAATCGATATCGCAGGATAACATACGACACACAACCGAATATGACAGATTGGTCCGTCCACACGTAAGTGTTGGACTGATGGGCACCTCATACAGACCCCGAAACGCCCGCGAATCGTCCGTTGTGGAGGCCCGATCCACCAAAACCAGACGGGCACAACCCTCGCGGAGCCGTGCGCGTCCCCTGTGCATCCAGCGCCCGTTAATCGCTGGCATCAGATTCCCCCGCGGTTCACCTCCTGCGTGCCAGAGCGGGCGTCGGGAGGCCTTCGTGCCGCGCCTTCAATTGTAGTGCGAAATACAGCGAGAGGTGCCGCGACGGATTGCGGGTCTCCCTCGTGGACCCAAGGTGATCGACCCATCCATCACGCTTCACATCCGGCGCATGACCGCGAGGATACTTCCCAGCGGCTCATACTCGTGATTCCACTGCTCGCGCTTGATTTCCAAATCGGGGACCGACGTATTGTCCGCCGCGAGAACGACCATGGGACCGCATAACCTGATCCGGCGGATCAGCAATCCCGACGGGCCACGGATCAAACACACCGCCCCGTCCACCAGGCAATCCCGATTCCACATCCCCACCAAAACCCAATCCCCCGACCGGATCGTGTTCTCCATGGTATTCCCGGTCACCTGAAACTCGCGTAGCCGGGCCGGTGCGATTCCGTACGTGCGACGAATGTACGATTCGGAAAGCCAGTGCGGGCCATTCTGGTCCTCGACGAGTTCCGGACCGTCTTTCGACTCTCGCACGCGAACGACAGGAATTTGGTAAAATCGCTCCCCAGAAGCCTTCATCGTCGTTTCGCGACTCGCGATGTCCGGCTTGGCGGATGCGGTCGGAGTCTCCCCCTCTGTCCCCGACGACGCATCTTCCTGCATCAGGGACCCCTCTCCAGACAGAAACCAGTTGATATTTACTCCCAAACGGGATAATCTCTGGAGAACGCTGGACCCCGGCTTGCGATCTCCCCCTGTGTATTTCGCGAAACTAGACGGCTTCATCTCGAGTGAACGCGCGAGTTCACTCTGATTCCCATCGAACATTGCGTCGGCAATCTGTCGCAGCCGATCACCAAAATGATGGATTGACTTTTTACCCATATGGGATATTTATTACCCTAACCGGATAAGATCGAGCGTAATGGCTCGGAAGTCGAGTCGTTCTCTTGCCATGGGATCCAAAATCGAATCCAGCGGGTGCCGGCGAAGAGAGGAGGTCCGTGAAAACCTGGCATCGCACGAGGGGGCACAGGACTCGTTCATTTCCCCGTGCCACAGCCGTTTGAGCGTGATGCAAGGCAATTTTTTCTACTTCCGAAGACATGCTAGCGCCGCTCACGTTACGTGTTGAATGTCGTTCGGGTCCGCCATCCTTGGAGGGAGGCGCGAGAACTCTGTGCGATAATGAACTCGCATCTTGCGACGGTTCCAACGTTTCTTTTCGTCAGGTCGAACGCACTGGCGAACCCGGGAACGGATATTGCAGATTCGATGAAGTGCCCATGTCACCCAACCGTTTTCTCAGCTCATCCCCCGTTATGCTGACGACCATTCCGATCATCAACAACAAGGGAGGTGTGGGAAAGACCACCACAGCTGTGAATGTAGCTGCGGGCCTGGCCCAACGCGGGCGGCGGGTCCTCCTCGTTGATCTCGACAGTCAGGGCTCGGCCTCAATTGCGCTCGGTGTGCATCACGACAACCTGCGTCCGTCCAGTGCAGACGTTCTGTTCGGACACGTGGCCATCGACGATGCCATTCGGGAGACCGGCCTTGAGAATGTTGACCTGATTACCGGATCGCTGAGTCTCGCCGACGCAGGCACACGTCTGAAACTTCGGGACAACGGCCAATACCGCCTTCGGAATGTGCTTTCGACCGTCAAAGACTGGTACCAAACGATCATTATCGATTGTGCACCGTCGACCTCGATTCTCTCGGTCAATGCCCTCGTCGGCGCGGACGCCATCATTGTCCCCGTGGCCCCCTCCTATCTCGCGATGGAAGGGGTAATTAGCCTCGGCAAGACCGTTCGCCGGGTCCGCGAGGGAATTGGAGAGGCCGCTCCGATCCTCGGCGTCTTGCTCACGATGGTCTCGAAGGGCGACGATCGTGCAGTTGACGAGATCAATGAACTGCGGAGTCACTACGGCGGCAAAGTATTCAAGACTGAGATCCAGAACGATCCCGCCTTGAAGGTTGCACCGAGCGCGGGCGTCGATATTTTCCGATATGCCCCGGACTCGCCCGGCGCGACCGACTACGATCAGCTGATCGACGAAATCGAGGAGCGGCTTCAGCGATACGGATCCATCTACGGAAACCTTCCCAGTCGAGCATCCACCGGTACGTACCAAGTCAGTAATGCGGGTGGCATCCGGTCGTAGGATCTCCACTTCGATCTCGCGCCACCTAGCCACCACGATTCATCACAGATCGACACGAGCAATATGGGAATATTCGGTTCCCGAGACAAGGACCCCCTCCTGCAAAACGATCCCCTCGCAGAGCCCTCTGACGTGGCGGCGACGTCCGAGGATGAGCGCAACACGGAGACGACGCGCTCCACCGACTCACTATTTTCCGAATACCACGAGCCCGACAATACTGCCGTTGACTCCGCCTCCCCAGAGCCAAAACCACTCTCCGCTGGCGACCCACCTCGGTATTTCTGGGACGGCAACCTTCGCGTCATCGTCTGCTCGACGGAAGCGGCCGCCAACGGACAACTCGGCGACGTAAATGCGGCGCTCGACCGGGGCTGGCACCTACATCGCGTCGAGGTGCGCCACCGCCCTCGTTCGTCACGTGAATCCCGATTTCTCACATTCATTCTTGCCCAATCGGACCCGTAAAACGAGTTCCATCCGTTCTCGACAGACCGCAAGCACCGACGAGCCTCCGTTCGTAGTGGACCGGATCGCGCAACACATCACACACTCATGAACTAACGACGCATCCCATGTCAACCATTGAGAGCATAAACAGTGTCCTGAAAAACCTCGCAAACGCAATCCCGGGCCAGATCGACGGCACGGTCATCGCCTCGACAGACGGATTTGTGATCTCCGACACGTTGACCGGTGAAGAGGCGGAAGAAGTCGCCGCCATGGTTGCAACCACAATGGGCGTGAGCAAACGCATGTCGTTAACACTGACCGCCGGCGACGTCGAGGAAACGAGCATCAAGGGGGAAAACCGTAGCGTGTTTATGTATCGTGTCGGCGGCGAGGGGGTCCTGGCCGTTATCGCGGCGGGCGATGCGAATGTCGGCATGATCAATCTCCGCGCACGTTCGGCCGCCGACAAAATTAAGGCGTACCTCGCCGATCCCTCGAC from Longibacter salinarum includes the following:
- a CDS encoding NAD-dependent epimerase/dehydratase family protein, with product MSSILVTGANGQIGSELVQTLRDRHGDEHVVRLDLRPPSSTSVNGSVNGQNATSRTAAPFVVADVRDRDTLAETIERYDIDTVYHLASLLSANGEKVPDRTWDVNINGLKHVLDLARDHDLRIFWPSSIAVFGPSTPRNDTPQNTILNPSTMYGVTKRSGELLCQYYHQRFGVDVRSLRYPGLISYATLPGGGTTDYAVDMYYEALRSGSYTCFVRADTRLPMMYMPDAIRATLDLMNADADNITIRDSYNITAMSFSAEELADAIRAHLPDFTCDFEPDERQQIADAWPATIDDRIARRDWNWKPDFNLDAMTADMLAHLRDTVQQREDVESVER
- the kbl gene encoding glycine C-acetyltransferase; amino-acid sequence: MPESAVAEFQDELQEIRDAGLYKDERVITSQQDADIEVESGKHVVNFCANNYLGLANHPDVMQAAKDGVDEYGFGVASVRFICGTQTVHKQLENELSAFHEKEDTILYNSCFDANTGLFETILGPEDAIISDRLNHASIIDGIRLCKADRYVYDHSDMDDLEEQLQAAQDARVRMIATDGVFSMDGDVAKLDEICDLAEEYDALVMVDECHATGFMGEGGRGASEAKGALDRVDVITSTLGKALGGATGGFTTGRGEIIELLRQKSRPYLFSNAVAPMIANASLKVLEMLQENEERRERIWENARYFRSEMEERGFDIKPGDHPIIPIMLYDAQTSATIADELLERGIYVISFSYPVVPKGEARIRVQMSAAHSRDQLNRAIDAFTEVAKKHDVI
- a CDS encoding tetratricopeptide repeat protein; this encodes MTLPTAQSNPIGRKSNPQSTIDNLHSIPSAFLAAIIALGLCLTGCSGAESSMVQPTSPDSSLVEAATLRDSLRLCRTGDLADARPWLQQWVNRHPDDATGHAWFARALFRDGKPREAASQANRAVKTSGCNSFAYTTRGDVTNPQFVLESERSADAVWRDYQQAVTCNPDAGIAWISMWPLATQRGDADAAHRAIQRIHELDFFPGPVQTLARWMFATVPPDALLLTNGDADTYPLLGLQQVDGRRTDIAVVNASLLNLPAYVEYVSGQYDLPLPMASDSLRAFRPYAEEDGDVITLSKAVVKAWYDMQATGKLTRPVVGAPTLTASTFDGLHDLQTTSIGAYTHTDPDTPPLRDASRITQSFLSLDASDFEGPVASHLDMSCIRQSSTGLRTVILYYAVSYADVMIEQDRPLPARQILNWVDRLRPDLDLEPDVVRYLHTLRERLES
- a CDS encoding ring-cleaving dioxygenase yields the protein MESNSSSVHGLHHVTAISGEPRATLDFYQRVLGLRLVKRSVNQDAPETYHLFFADGAGSPGTDLTFFPWPDLPPGQPGVGQVVEIPLAVPQGTMDYWQDRLVEAGAEVAERSKRFGEPTLAFTDPDGMRLAIVETSDEREFTPWEESPVPVDKQIRGMHSVRIWERRLEATEAVLTRVMGLEKVGEDDGWHRYGIDGRSGTLAEIKIVDDGQHGQGGPGTVHHAAWRMNNSEEQLSLRSRVAEVGLRPSEQIDRFWFQSVYFREPGGVLFELATDGPGFTADEDLEHLGEELILPPWLEDRREEIEAALPPLENPVDGTS
- a CDS encoding right-handed parallel beta-helix repeat-containing protein is translated as MRSIPTLRLLLRPLALIFVVALALAGCDDAPVSSPETDAPTEAEENLVNEALKNLPFEEGSEAKFFHHCTVTTDAPQAAVDAASSGDVICVKPGTYSGTLEITTPDITVTSLWLGGATIQGGDAPTGSAVRILADGVTLEGFQVMFPGGLIGISIGPNVSDVTVRHNRVRDVGPTGRLGVTGIIADGGNTGITIEGNLVEDLRNEFTSDSGFPTVNGIFANDDRADGFSNSVIRKNVVRNLYSDNATLGILLQGTVANVQVEKNLVYRLSADPDNDSDPSDDNATYDENLDDGFDGTLATFAQGVNVDASTTSDLNVTRNFIYRVTSTGFNGEAVKVDAGAEGLTLTFNDLRSEVGLNNGTSTSFDATCNYWGHPLGPRTVASNPAADDGPNRQRRSALVGDAEVQPWLVRSILWGRNLERSCVGGRGNRGGNR
- a CDS encoding XRE family transcriptional regulator, whose amino-acid sequence is MGKKSIHHFGDRLRQIADAMFDGNQSELARSLEMKPSSFAKYTGGDRKPGSSVLQRLSRLGVNINWFLSGEGSLMQEDASSGTEGETPTASAKPDIASRETTMKASGERFYQIPVVRVRESKDGPELVEDQNGPHWLSESYIRRTYGIAPARLREFQVTGNTMENTIRSGDWVLVGMWNRDCLVDGAVCLIRGPSGLLIRRIRLCGPMVVLAADNTSVPDLEIKREQWNHEYEPLGSILAVMRRM
- a CDS encoding ParA family protein, which gives rise to MLTTIPIINNKGGVGKTTTAVNVAAGLAQRGRRVLLVDLDSQGSASIALGVHHDNLRPSSADVLFGHVAIDDAIRETGLENVDLITGSLSLADAGTRLKLRDNGQYRLRNVLSTVKDWYQTIIIDCAPSTSILSVNALVGADAIIVPVAPSYLAMEGVISLGKTVRRVREGIGEAAPILGVLLTMVSKGDDRAVDEINELRSHYGGKVFKTEIQNDPALKVAPSAGVDIFRYAPDSPGATDYDQLIDEIEERLQRYGSIYGNLPSRASTGTYQVSNAGGIRS
- a CDS encoding roadblock/LC7 domain-containing protein gives rise to the protein MSTIESINSVLKNLANAIPGQIDGTVIASTDGFVISDTLTGEEAEEVAAMVATTMGVSKRMSLTLTAGDVEETSIKGENRSVFMYRVGGEGVLAVIAAGDANVGMINLRARSAADKIKAYLADPSTASA